The stretch of DNA CTAGATCAAATCTCTCTGGAACAAACTCATCTGCTCTATCCCATACCTTGGTAGAAGAAATAAACAATTATTATAAAATCCAAGAGTGTAAAAGCTTGCTTAACAGTGCTAACAATGGATGACATCAACATATGAACAGAGATCCAGATATGACAATGGGCCTAGCAAAGCATACTTCAAACTATAGCAAAAGATGATAACAATGTAATATAACAATACTTCAAAGTTCAGTTTTTTAGGGCATATTTGGCAGTGAACTAGAATATTCAGTGCAACAAAAGTAATTTTCCTGAAACCATGTTACCATTCTATCGTGGAAACTGGTTAGAACAATGTAGGCAGGACACAGAACTTCTGCAATGAGAAATAATTTGTAATTTTCTTAGTAAGCCTCCAACAACTTGGAAAAAGATCCTCCGTATAACTCAGCAAGCTATACACAGTTATGCAATATTCCAGTATGCAAGCATATGCAAAGCAGTTGATTTAAAGAGCTCAAAGACTGCCAGTCACGTGTGATTCATATTAAGATGGAGAAGTACCTCAGGGGACCTGTGTATATTGTACACGGATATCATAATATCTTGACCAGCCTTAACCTTATAGTTCCCTGGAAGCACGTCATCAACTATTGCACGCCGTATCAGCACCTGCCAATAATTAGTCCATGAGTCACCAAAACAAATTACAAAGGTGGTTGTCTTAAGCACAAGGAATGTACAGGAGGGTGTGGATATAGCCTCATAGACTCATTTATACAGCGCATCAAGTACTTTAGCTCCTTTACATCCTCATATCTGGGGAGTCGACCTTGCAGAACACGATCTACCTCATCTTGAGCTCTCCTTAGTGCAGTCGGTTCCTTCAGTAGTGTAACACTGAGCAGTCAACATATTAAAGTGACAATTTAAGTGATGCGTTATTTGTTACTTTGATTGATAGATAATGGTTACTGCAATCAATATAGCACTACTGGAGTACCTTACTGAGAAGATAGATTGTCCATGTCAGTACAGAGCCTGTTGTTTCATGACCAGCAACTAACATTGATAGGAGATCATCACGTAACTGTACACTGCTTACCTGGACAAACCTAAAGCACATCAGCTAAAGCAGTCAAACTTACAATAAACAGAATGCATTTTATGTAAAATGGTGAAATAGAGTACTACATATCTGCATGCAAATTGATCATGAGCAGTTTGGCAACAAAAGCATAAATGGAACTTGCACTGTTGaatttcagcaaaacaaaaaaaatgttagaTTTGACCACAACTCACAAGAACAAAATAACTCTAAGGAAGTTTTTGCTCTTTTGTCGTAACTCTTCATAAATCAATGGAAAAGAAAGGACTGAATGTTCCTAGCAAAGTAGCAATCACCTTTGTACAAAAGGAATGATATACCGTTTCTAATAGTAATAGGTAAAACCTCATCATCCTAACTAATTATCCTAAATGCATTACAGTATTATATTCTATGGCTCTATGCTAAACATATTCCTTTGTTTCCTGAAGATATTTTAAGCTGAATGACACCGTGTCACAAATTGCATGACCAACAAATCATAGCCCCCTCATGCAAAGGCAACAGAGCTAAGAACAGCAACATTTATGAGCTGGACAATCAAATCCATGGTTTTAAAAGCCAGGTAGCTCGAAATTTTATGGACCAGCAGAAGGATAAATAGATAGTTAAAGCCATCATTAGGCAAAAGTTATGGAACGTCAACAGCAGTATGATGTCAAACTTTTTCTGATGAGTGAGTAGCTTCAAACAAGTTGAAATTGTGGACATTAAGGTAAAAGATGCAAAATCttctaaaaaatttaaatagGTAAATCACCTCATCTCGGCTAGCAAGCAGGAAGCGTAGAATGCTAGGATCCCCCTCATTTACATATTCCTCACCCTCAATCTGTTCATTTTCAGCCTCAACAATTTCTTTACACTTCACAATTAACTCTTCGACAGTGTTCCTTATGATCTTAACTGCATTCTCTGCTTTTATCTGTCTTGGAATTATTTTGCACAGAAAGTCAATCTGTGACAAATAAACAAGGATTATATGAATCGTCAGTCAGGCAATTTTCTTTTCTTACAGTTAAATAGGAAAACATAAGTGAGGtgcaaaattagaaaaatgaaGTGAAAGATTAACTGACCTTCCAGTATGGTAAAAGATCCGTAGAACGAAGTTCTGTTTCTTTGAGTGCAGTATAAACAGCATCGATGACAGGACTATCTGTTGTGAGGGAATCAAAATTGTAGTTGAACAATGATAAACCAATCACGTCCAATGTCAACTGAGAAAACCTCGCTTCCATATTGACAGGTTCCCCACTCGAAGCATATGGCTCAAGTTTCTCTATTAATCTCTCGGCACATTTACAAAATACCTTTTCCACCATAATAGAAAGAAATCTTTTGTGCAGGGATGGCACAACAGCTCTGCGTCTCACCTAAAATAGATACCAAATTTTTGAGTGAGATGAAGGATTAACTACAGTCCAATTGATCTTAGCTCCCAAATACAATAGTACAAAAGATATGCAAGATATAGCTGCAGCAAGAGAAGAGATACAACCATACTAATCTGCTGCACTACTACTGCATATCAAATATGTTAGCCCTTGAAAGTTATCAAACATCATGAAGAACTGACTAATTTGGAGGTAGCCATACAACAGGAAGTATACTCCCCTCCTACGAATTAAAACATCATCTAAACATGATCAGAGGCAAATCATGTCAAAGCAACAAGATCAGTCCGTGCAGGTCTATACAGTTCAAAAGGCAGAGGCATTGCATCACCACACGATGAAAACTTAAAAGCTAATCCAAACAGCTTTAATCTCATAGCCCAAATaatgaaagagaaaaataacACAAGACACCAAACTAGGAGCTCTCTTCTTTGTCTACGAGAAACGAAAATCAAGAACAAAAACAGTTTTAGGGATGTAAGTAAACTGCATCAAATAAAAAATCCATCCACCACATAGTAGAATCACAAACAACATGTAGTGATCTATCAGACACTACGATCTTACTTGAACAGGATTTGTTCTATAGGATAGTACCACTGCATCCTTTGCCACAAAGGAGACAAGCACATCAGTCTGGTTGATGAGCCAGGACCTTGGGGCCAAAGGGTGATTGACAGCCAGGATGCTTCGGTTTTGCCTTTTTTATGGCAGTAGAGGAGCATCCCTTCCAGGTTTAGGCCTGGTCAGGGTGGCTCAGAGCCTCAAACATAGCAGGCGCTAAATTAAGGTTGCAAACATAGCCCAATTGTGGAATTCTGAATACAATACTAGTATGCAATTATTCCGACCTGTTATAGAGCCCTGCAACTGAGATTGACCATTCCATTCGCTAAGAAGTAGTTAGAAATTAAAGGGACCCAACATATTGCGAGTGAAGCATAGAGCCAGCGAGAGAGATTGAGAGCGCTTACCGTCCATAGCGCGCCCTCCGCGGTGGCGAACCCGGACCCGAAGAGAAACTCGGAGACCTCGGCGACGAGCCCCTTCTCGTAGCGCGACCCATACCCGCGAAGCACGTGCTTGGCGATGGCGGGGTCGCTGACTATGACGAAGTCCCGCGGCCCCGCGGCGAGGCGGTACACGGGCCCTTCCTCGCGGAACCACTTGAAGAGCGGCAGGAAGagcgcgccgccgaggaggtCCCGCACGTCGTCGAGCTTGGCGGACGCGACGGGGATCCCCGagtcgtcggcgccgccgcggccgaccgCGCGCGAGAGCGACGTGAGCCAGTCGGGGCTCACCCACGGGGTGGCCGTCGTGGGCTCGTCGCCCCGGCCCCCATCGCTGCTGCTCCCGCTCCTCGGCGGAGGAAGACGGACgcgggcgcggcgaggaggcggacgAGTAGACCACGGaggcggcgacgcggaggcgggggcgaaggcggcggtgggcatcgcgcgcgccggccgatGCCTCCGGCTAGGGTGTGGGATCACCGGATTGGGACTGCCGAGCTGGGGAGAGGCGGGTGGAGGGGATCGCCGGATCGGGGGATTTGGGGCGTCGGGGACTCGGGAGCAGTGGCCAGTGGAGCGCTGGATCAGGAGCAGCCGGGGAAGTGGATGTGGTGGGGCCCGCGAGGAAGTGGGGCGGCCGGGGCAGCTGTCAGCTCACACGGAGCGCGTGGGATTTTGAAACCGTTGTACTTTGCGGGTTGCCTGGGCCCAATTAACAGCGTGGGCTTCCTAATCGGCCGTGTTGTTTGTTGCGGTGCGGCCCAGAGTGCCATAGGGCCCAATGCAGTTGTGCGCAGCCAGCAAAAAATCAGGGACACTAGATGTGCCCAACGTGTTGTCTTGTCTTGTTTTGTCTAGTAtcctaaacaaaaaaaaaacgtcaTGTCGCTGACAGCAATTTTCTGCACACCGAAATTAAGGAGCACATAGGATGCCCTGAACGTCATTTTCGCCTAAAGCCGCCGAGGCGGCGTTTGAACGAAAAGATCCGCGAGTAAACAGCGGCAAACCGAGCAAGACCGACATGCTAACGCGCCagccatgccatgccattgcCACGGGAAAGTGCAAGGGAAAAGGTCGGAGACGCGTCGCTTTCGTTTCTGGGACGGGCGGAGGGAGTGTTCGGCCGTGTCGGTAGCGCCGGGCGCAAGCGTCACGCTGGTCCCGTCGGCGTGGTCCGCACTTCCACTTCCACACCACGGAGAGATCAAGCCTGAAGTCTGAACCGAACTCGGATGGGCGACTGGGATTTGGGCAGCGGTGAAGGGGAAGCACGTAGGACTAGGAGTAGTAAATGGAAGCTGACCAGCGcggcagccagccagccagctgcGGATTCGGGGCGCCGAAACCCatacgccgccgcgcgcgcggcagcCAGCAGCCAGCCGTTGCGGCGCTGAAACCCACGCGCGGCGAGAGCCGCATCCTATGCCGATCCACGTGCGCCCTCTGATTGGGACACGGAAGCACGCACTGCCGCACTGACCGCCCCCACCGGGTGACAGTTACTGCCGACCTGCTGAAATTACCGGCCCTATCAAAgcgaggaggagagagagggagggtcTCTACAcctgcacgcacgcacgcacgcgcgcgctgCCCTAAAGCCAGGCTACTGTTTTACCGATCCCAACAAGATGAGAGGCAGTTGCAGGACCTGGGGGCTGGGGGAGAGGCTGCTCGCGCACGAGTGATGTGGCGAGGGTTTCTCGCGGGAGGAGTTCACGGACAGGAGAATCGTCGTGGCTCGGGAGTCGGGAGCATGGCCTCACGGGTGGCATCGAGCCGCACGCGCAGTTGCTTGGGGTTGACAGCCAGCCTGCAGCCTCGAGCTCCATGAGTACTGCAGGCTCCAGCCGACCATTTTCCAAGGGCTAAGGTCCGAGATATTCCTTGGCTCTCGAGTTAAGCTAAGTCTGACGTCGTGTGTTGTTATTGCCTGATCTTTGCTTTCTTGTACTGTGGCAGAACAAACACTAGTAACTTTCTAAATTCTAAGCAGTAGTACTAATAACATGGAGATGCTTGTATTCTAAATGTGCATGAAAATGGAGTCGGACGGATCGAGTAACTTTGGAGCCGGACCTCAAGTTAAACAAGCTTGGTAAAAGTTGGCTCCAGTGGAATCATTCATACCTAATGCTCAATACCGGTTTAGTAGGCTTGAATAAGCTTCGGTTcggattcgaagctcagctaaGCTTGACCTTAATTTCTTGGTCCTACTTGCAAGTAGCATGGTCAGTGCTTATATATGACACAGATCTTATTGTGCCCTCGAGTCGTCTACATAGGCGAACTGCGCAACCACATCACCATGTTCGTTTAGGGCTACACTCTTTCCTTCACATCCCCCTCCTAGCTCTACTTTCAGGTCGGTGGGTAGCGGTTTCACCTACTCCCTACCTGATTCTGAAGGCTTGTGTCAGACCCGAGGCAGCAGGACTACTCACGGGCGTGGAATATTCTAAAGTATGGAGTACTGTATGGGTACGCCTTACCTCTACTGTAACTACTTGTACAGCAGTAGAACTAGCCTAAGTATAATGAAACTACCCGTCCCACTCGGAGTAGGACTATAAACGTACTCGGCAAGAACTTTCCATGTGACCCTGTTcacccagactatataagggcgagcagaGACCCCTCCTAAACATCGAACAATAtatgagggaatacaaaccaaatagggtattacgcttcggcggcctgaacctgtctaaatccttgtgttccttgcattatcgtgttctgatctcggcgagtccctactcataaccactctcctcgggatacccttcggagaacccgacggtaaaacaccgacagcttaTAACCTGCATCCATGCTTCTTTGAGATAGATTCGACAATCGAACCTCTTCTCAATTGCGATGTCCTACGGGTCATCGTTGCGGCATGTTGAGATGGTGACTTGGTCCGTGGCGGCCACAGCTGTGGCATTGACGAGACGACACCGGATTTGGAAGATGGTGTGCGCATGGTATTTACATTTCTGGTACGGTGGTGACAAAGCCATGTGTGTGCATGCTGGTCACAGCACAGCTCAAGGTTGCAAGAGCTATTGTGCTACACGTGTTGATTTTTAGTGGTGTTCCACAATGGCTAGAGCCATGTTACGACAGGAGTGGAGGTGGGTTGGTCATCTTTTGTCGTTGTGGCTTAAGGCCTCGCCTCTAGTGGCTTCGTAAAGTGGTAAACAGTGGGCAACTTGGGATCACGATGATTGTGGCCTTGTTATTGTGGGAGAAACTACGGTGACCACATGCGTTGGCCATTGGCTTTGCGGGATTGTATTGATGATTGTTGTGGGGTGCTTATTCCTCTTTGTACGGGGACATGAGGTGATATACATAATGAGGTCAAAAGTCTTAGATGACTTAAGATGAAGCTGACGATGGCGAGGCACTCGGGCACCACGTCCTCTTTGGAAGTTTCATCATGGCATTTCCCCCTCAACCTGAGGGCTCTCCGAGGAAACTGCATAAGGCCCCTAGGTTAGCTATGATGGTGCTCAACATTGTATATGTTCCCTGGAGACGTTTCCTCGTAGATATTGCACCACTTTAGCATATGTCTATTAGGGACATCCATTGCGTGTTTGTTGGCATAGGTTCTTCAATGAGATCATGTGTCCTTAGGTCCAAAGCTTTTTTGTGTTGTGTCTCACCAACGCTCATGGGTGACTTATGATGGCGGAGTAGAGGCTACTTCTATATATACGGTGTATATAGGTTTCCTAGGGttggaggaggggggggggggggggggggggggtagtggATAGTTGTATATGCAATGACATCTGAGGGATGTTGCGTTGCATGATATCTATTCGTCGTGTTGTGATTATCTCGGCAATGAAAACAACAAAAACTCATGGCGAATTCTATCATGTGATTGTTGGGGTTGTGCGTTGGCAGGTTGCATTGATTTATGATAATGCCTTATTAAAGGGCCAAATAGTTCTCCTTTTGGTTTAAAGGGAAAAAAATTCTCAACAATAGTACGTGCTCATTGCATCAAGAAGTTTAGGACTGCCGcaacttcttcttttttttcaaatagAAAAAGATTAATAAATTGCAAGTGGATGTCATCACACCGGCGGTGCGCGAGCTTGGGACACGCCACACATAATCACATCAACATCCGCCCTTTCCGCTGGCTACAGGCTACAGCGCTGCGGAAGCCGCGACAGGGGGACGTGAAGAAGCGGCCGGGCGACGGCATCCGAGGAGGCGagctcgcgcccgcgcccgcggccacggcgacggcacAGGCGGGCCGGCGAGCGCCGGGCGGGCATCATGGGGTGCAGCCCGACGAGTATGGGCACGCGCGGCGTGAGGCCACGACAGGGGAAAACAGAGGTGCAGGCCTGCAGGGACGCGTCGTTTTCAAAGACGGCCGGTGGCGCGCCGGCGTCGCGCGCGCATGGGCATGGGCGCGCATGGCGCGAGACTGGCGACGACGCATGGTTGCGCAGGGGGACGAGGCGAGACGAGACGCAGCAGAGTCTGAAGTCTGAGCTGCCATCGGCATTGGTGTAAACGGAAGCTGACCCGTGCAGCCCATGGCacggattttttttattttaactctttttaatctaaaattttaataATAATCTGTTTGGATCTAAATTTTTAAGAATTAGTCCTTTTGGTcacaccaaaactcgtggcgcGACTCACTGAAGAGTCGCGCCACATGGTTTGGCGCGACCAACCTGCCACGCTGTCTGACCTGGCAAgactgagtcgcgccacatgctttggcgtgACTCTTCAGCGAGTCGTGCCGTGCGGCGTGTCGCGACTCTTAAAGGAGTCGTGCCGTCCGGCGTGGCGCGACCCTTCAGGGAGTCGCGCCGTGCGGCGTGGCACGATTCAACTTAATAAACGATCACATCTTTTTTCTCCTCTGTCCCCCCCCACCTCCCACCCAACTTGATCTCCATGGCACCGTCCCTTCCCCCTCTAAATCTACTCTATCATCCACCCGATTcgaaggaaaaacaaaagaaaatcaaTTTTTATAGGTAACTCCTCCATTCTAACTGATTGATTTTCCTTCATTTTGTggattttctaggatttaagtTGGTTGAGGTTATTATGGCGATCGCGCTTGCATTTTCTCAGGCAACTCTTGTTTAATAGCTGAAGTTAAACACTAATTCCTGAAAGGACCTTAAGAtacctagaggggggtgaatacctagaggggggtgaataggcaatctgcaactCAAAGACACTTAAAAAAATTTGTTAGTCACAGACTTAGTCCGGAGACTCCGAGTATAAGCCCGAAAACTCTAGGTTTTGGATTCGGAGTATTCGGAGCTCTTTCCCAGAGACTCCGGGTATGAAATTATTGAACGTGAACAGCTAGAATATGTGcaagaaaagtagatcgagcaaAAAATACAAGTACCATGGGTTTCTAGAGGAGAAGTTCCACATCgccttttcatttcttttttgagGGGTCATCTATCGTTACTTGATTCACCTGTTCACAATCGTTACTTGATTCACCTGTTCACAATCATAACCTGCACACATGCTTTAATACACAATTAAATGTTCATGGGTTTTGTCATTAACTACCAAAActcacttaggggcctagatcactttcaattcCAATTGAAACTGGATATCAATTGAAACTATTGGCTCTATCATATTGCGAAAGTAATCTCTTAGCGAAATCTATGTTGCATTGCAATGGAGATCTATTTCATGTCCATTGTGCAGCTCATGACCTTAATCTTATTGTAAAAAATTGTTTGGAAGTGATTGATGGAGTAATCAATGATATAAGAGAGAGCGTGAAGTACATTAAGGGTTCCACATCTATAAAGGAAAAATTTGAGGAGGTAATAGTAGTGATGGACATAGATTGTGGGAGTCGTCCTACACAAAATGTGCCGACACATTGGAACACAACGTGTGATATGTTGGAATCAACTTTGCATTTAGATAAGCCTTTTATGAGTTAGAAAGGCAGGACCACAACTACATATACTTTCCATCACTAAACCTTTGCTTGTCAATATTGTCTCATTTGATCATAGCATAACACACGTCTTGTTTTATGAGTTTTTTGTTGTTAAACATTAATCCATCTCTTGACAGGGCCAGAGGGCTGTTTTGAGATCGCATATCTCGGCAGGTGTCTGCAGCCTGCTTGATTTATTCCGCACAAATCTGACAGGAGATTTGCAGAACACCTAACCTAAGTTGGCGGGCTCCTGCAGAGCCATTAATTAGTGCATACAAGTGAGGCGGGTAGCCCTGCAGCGTCTGCAAATGGGCTCGCTTGCATCTTGAGGCGGTGCTATGGAGATCAAGTCGGGTGGGAAGGGcggggggaagaaagggaggatGAAGAAAAGATGATCGTTTATTAAGTtgagtcgcgccacgccgcacggCACGACTCCTTTACGAGTCGCGCCATGCCGCACGGCACGACTCGTTGAAGAGTcacgccaaagcatgtggcgcgacttAGCCTTGCCAGGTCAGTTGAGCTGTCAGCGTGGCAGGTTGgtcgcgccaaagcatgtggcgcgactcacTGAAGAGTCGCGCCATGAGTTTTGACGTGACCAAAAACGCTAGTTCTTGAAAATTTAGATCATACaggttattattaaaatattagattaaaaaggttaaattttaaaaaaaatccatgGCACGCCATCTGCCGAGCTGCGGATTCGGGCGCCGAAACCCACGCCCCGCGCATCCAATGCGGCCGGCTTTCCTGACTGCGTCCCATCCGATCCCCACGTGTGCACTCTTGGTCCGGAGTCCGGGGGACGCGTGCACGGTAGAGTGTGCGCACCACCTGGCTAGCGAGGAGTGACGGTGAACTGCAAGTACCCCACAGGCCACGTACGGGCGGACAAAGTTACTGTTTACAGATCCCAACGTGATAATCCTGGGTCCTGGTGGTAAATAAACTGGTAGTACAGTAACTGAGAGCTAGCGCTAGCTTAGCACCGGCAGGATCCGGTTGGTAGGATCGGAGCACTCGCTCAAAGAGGGACGTGGCAAGGAATTTCGTCTTACGAGGTGCATGAATGATGCTCAAGGACAGGAGCATCAAGGTGGCTGGAGCACGAGTGGCATCGAGCGGCACGCGCAGCTGGCTAGGGTCGTCAACAACCAGTCTCGAACTTGGAAGTAGTTCTAAACCCCGGTCGGTGTGAAAG from Panicum virgatum strain AP13 chromosome 9K, P.virgatum_v5, whole genome shotgun sequence encodes:
- the LOC120651787 gene encoding carotene epsilon-monooxygenase, chloroplastic-like isoform X5, which gives rise to MPTAAFAPASASPPPWSTRPPPRRARVRLPPPRSGSSSDGGRGDEPTTATPWVSPDWLTSLSRAVGRGGADDSGIPVASAKLDDVRDLLGGALFLPLFKWFREEGPVYRLAAGPRDFVIVSDPAIAKHVLRGYGSRYEKGLVAEVSEFLFGSGFATAEGALWTVRRRAVVPSLHKRFLSIMVEKVFCKCAERLIEKLEPYASSGEPVNMEARFSQLTLDVIGLSLFNYNFDSLTTDSPVIDAVYTALKETELRSTDLLPYWKIDFLCKIIPRQIKAENAVKIIRNTVEELIVKCKEIVEAENEQIEGEEYVNEGDPSILRFLLASRDEVSSVQLRDDLLSMLVAGHETTGSVLTWTIYLLSKEPTALRRAQDEVDRVLQGRLPRYEDVKELKYLMRCINESMRLYPHPPVLIRRAIVDDVLPGNYKVKAGQDIMISVYNIHRSPEVWDRADEFVPERFDLEGPVPNESNTDFRFIPFSGGPRKCVGDQFALLEAIVALAIVLQKMDIQLVPNQKINMTTGATIHTTNGLYMNVSMRKVQQEAELALR
- the LOC120651787 gene encoding carotene epsilon-monooxygenase, chloroplastic-like isoform X3, with amino-acid sequence MPTAAFAPASASPPPWSTRPPPRRARVRLPPPRSGSSSDGGRGDEPTTATPWVSPDWLTSLSRAVGRGGADDSGIPVASAKLDDVRDLLGGALFLPLFKWFREEGPVYRLAAGPRDFVIVSDPAIAKHVLRGYGSRYEKGLVAEVSEFLFGSGFATAEGALWTVRRRAVVPSLHKRFLSIMVEKVFCKCAERLIEKLEPYASSGEPVNMEARFSQLTLDVIGLSLFNYNFDSLTTDSPVIDAVYTALKETELRSTDLLPYWKIDFLCKIIPRQIKAENAVKIIRNTVEELIVKCKEIVEAENEQIEGEEYVNEGDPSILRFLLASRDEVSSVQLRDDLLSMLVAGHETTGSVLTWTIYLLSKEPTALRRAQDEVDRVLQGRLPRYEDVKELKYLMRCINESMRLYPHPPVLIRRAIVDDVLPGNYKVKAGQDIMISVYNIHRSPEVWDRADEFVPERFDLEGPVPNESNTDFRFIPFSGGPRKCVGDQFALLEAIVALAIVLQKMDIQLVPNQKINMTTGATIHTTNGLYMNVSMRKVQQEAELALSLSTEFKL
- the LOC120651787 gene encoding carotene epsilon-monooxygenase, chloroplastic-like isoform X1; translation: MPTAAFAPASASPPPWSTRPPPRRARVRLPPPRSGSSSDGGRGDEPTTATPWVSPDWLTSLSRAVGRGGADDSGIPVASAKLDDVRDLLGGALFLPLFKWFREEGPVYRLAAGPRDFVIVSDPAIAKHVLRGYGSRYEKGLVAEVSEFLFGSGFATAEGALWTVRRRAVVPSLHKRFLSIMVEKVFCKCAERLIEKLEPYASSGEPVNMEARFSQLTLDVIGLSLFNYNFDSLTTDSPVIDAVYTALKETELRSTDLLPYWKIDFLCKIIPRQIKAENAVKIIRNTVEELIVKCKEIVEAENEQIEGEEYVNEGDPSILRFLLASRDEVSSVQLRDDLLSMLVAGHETTGSVLTWTIYLLSKEPTALRRAQDEVDRVLQGRLPRYEDVKELKYLMRCINESMRLYPHPPVLIRRAIVDDVLPGNYKVKAGQDIMISVYNIHRSPEVWDRADEFVPERFDLEGPVPNESNTDFRFIPFSGGPRKCVGDQFALLEAIVALAIVLQKMDIQLVPNQKINMTTGATIHTTNGLYMNVSMRKVQQEAELALSRRVLQRAGTSRLDGERRGAKGLLP
- the LOC120651787 gene encoding carotene epsilon-monooxygenase, chloroplastic-like isoform X2 gives rise to the protein MPTAAFAPASASPPPWSTRPPPRRARVRLPPPRSGSSSDGGRGDEPTTATPWVSPDWLTSLSRAVGRGGADDSGIPVASAKLDDVRDLLGGALFLPLFKWFREEGPVYRLAAGPRDFVIVSDPAIAKHVLRGYGSRYEKGLVAEVSEFLFGSGFATAEGALWTVRRRAVVPSLHKRFLSIMVEKVFCKCAERLIEKLEPYASSGEPVNMEARFSQLTLDVIGLSLFNYNFDSLTTDSPVIDAVYTALKETELRSTDLLPYWKIDFLCKIIPRQIKAENAVKIIRNTVEELIVKCKEIVEAENEQIEGEEYVNEGDPSILRFLLASRDEVSSVQLRDDLLSMLVAGHETTGSVLTWTIYLLSKEPTALRRAQDEVDRVLQGRLPRYEDVKELKYLMRCINESMRLYPHPPVLIRRAIVDDVLPGNYKVKAGQDIMISVYNIHRSPEVWDRADEFVPERFDLEGPVPNESNTDFRFIPFSGGPRKCVGDQFALLEAIVALAIVLQKMDIQLVPNQKINMTTGATIHTTNGLYMNVSMRKVQQEAELALRMAVLCVKTSSSMCWCQN
- the LOC120651787 gene encoding carotene epsilon-monooxygenase, chloroplastic-like isoform X4, whose translation is MPTAAFAPASASPPPWSTRPPPRRARVRLPPPRSGSSSDGGRGDEPTTATPWVSPDWLTSLSRAVGRGGADDSGIPVASAKLDDVRDLLGGALFLPLFKWFREEGPVYRLAAGPRDFVIVSDPAIAKHVLRGYGSRYEKGLVAEVSEFLFGSGFATAEGALWTVRRRAVVPSLHKRFLSIMVEKVFCKCAERLIEKLEPYASSGEPVNMEARFSQLTLDVIGLSLFNYNFDSLTTDSPVIDAVYTALKETELRSTDLLPYWKIDFLCKIIPRQIKAENAVKIIRNTVEELIVKCKEIVEAENEQIEGEEYVNEGDPSILRFLLASRDEVSSVQLRDDLLSMLVAGHETTGSVLTWTIYLLSKEPTALRRAQDEVDRVLQGRLPRYEDVKELKYLMRCINESMRLYPHPPVLIRRAIVDDVLPGNYKVKAGQDIMISVYNIHRSPEVWDRADEFVPERFDLEGPVPNESNTDFRFIPFSGGPRKCVGDQFALLEAIVALAIVLQKMDIQLVPNQKINMTTGATIHTTNGLYMNVSMRKVQQEAELALSESK
- the LOC120651787 gene encoding carotene epsilon-monooxygenase, chloroplastic-like isoform X6, with the translated sequence MPTAAFAPASASPPPWSTRPPPRRARVRLPPPRSGSSSDGGRGDEPTTATPWVSPDWLTSLSRAVGRGGADDSGIPVASAKLDDVRDLLGGALFLPLFKWFREEGPVYRLAAGPRDFVIVSDPAIAKHVLRGYGSRYEKGLVAEVSEFLFGSGFATAEGALWTVRRRAVVPSLHKRFLSIMVEKVFCKCAERLIEKLEPYASSGEPVNMEARFSQLTLDVIGLSLFNYNFDSLTTDSPVIDAVYTALKETELRSTDLLPYWKIDFLCKIIPRQIKAENAVKIIRNTVEELIVKCKEIVEAENEQIEGEEYVNEGDPSILRFLLASRDEVSSVQLRDDLLSMLVAGHETTGSVLTWTIYLLSKEPTALRRAQDEVDRVLQGRLPRYEDVKELKYLMRCINESMRLYPHPPVLIRRAIVDDVLPGNYKVKAGQDIMISVYNIHRSPEKFCVLPTLF